The following coding sequences are from one Numida meleagris isolate 19003 breed g44 Domestic line chromosome 22, NumMel1.0, whole genome shotgun sequence window:
- the CNR2 gene encoding cannabinoid receptor 2: MWGEVGIFRTNCTALCNKGWNFFFFFFLDEYFLNKHKKRAPGAQEAKTLPASSWLQLTTMGNCEMYENASKCIVSSKSMECFMVLSTQAQKISIATLCGLFGTLCIFENCLVLYLIFSSPGMRRKPSYIFISSLALADLLASIIFVTSFVNFHVFNETDPSKELFLLKLGGVNTSFTASLSSLLLMALDRYISISRPSKYKLLVTRKRAWMVLGVLWVMCVATASLPLLGWNCCTLNSVCSELFPFVDNNYLSSWICLVMVLLGCIVCIYTHVLWRAHQHVAYMGKHQEQVGKQNARMRMDIMLAKTLVMVLTVLVLCWLPALILMIYSIFVNLNNHLRKVFAFCSTLYLLNSMVNPIIYALRSKELYSSLRMLLSRCRRQLSTSNDIPEAESVHRPSMIETVCEDVRVM; this comes from the exons ATGTGGGGAGAAGTCGGGATATTCAGGACTAACTGCACTGCACTGTGTAACAAAgggtggaatttttttttttttttttttttggatgaataCTTTCTTAACAAGCACAAAAAAAG AGCACCTGGAGCACAGGAAGCCAAAACTCTCCCTGCAAGCTCCTGGCTCCAGTTAACTACAATGGGTAATTGTGAGATGTATGAAAATGCCTCCAAATGCATTGTGAGCTCCAAGAGCATGGAATGCTTCATGGTGCTCAGCACACAAGCACAGAAGATCAGCATTGCCACACTTTGTGGCCTCTTTGGGACACTGTGCATTTTTGAGAACTGTCTGGTGCTGTACCTGATCTTCTCCTCCCCTGGCATGAGGAGAAAGCCTTCTTACATCTTCATCAGCAGCCTGGCCTTGGCAGACCTCTTGGCCAGCATCATCTTTGTAACAAGTTTTGTTAACTTCCATGTCTTTAATGAAACCGATCCCTCTAAAGAATTGTTCCTGCTGAAGCTTGGAGGGGTGAACACATCTTTCACGGCTTCCCTGAGCAGCTTGCTGCTAATGGCCCTGGACCGCTACATCTCCATCAGCCGCCCCTCCAAATACAAGCTGCTTGTGACAAGGAAGAGAGCGTGGATGGTGCTAGGGGTGCTCTGGGTGATGTGTGTGGCCACTGCCTCCCTGCCTCTGCTGGGCTGGAACTGCTGTACACTCAACTCGGTCTGTTCCGAGCTGTTCCCGTTTGTGGACAACAACTATCTGTCCTCTTGGATCTGTCTTGTCATGGTCCTGCTGGGGTGTATAGTCTGCATTTACACACACGTGTTGTGGAGGGCTCACCAGCACGTGGCATACATGGGGAAGCACCAGGAGCAGGTGGGAAAGCAGAATGCCAGGATGAGGATGGACATCATGCTGGCCAAGACTCTTGTCATGGTGCTGACAGTCCTTGTGCTGTGCTGGTTGCCAGCCCTCATTCTCATGATCTACAGCATCTTTGTAAATCTGAATAATCATCTGCGCAAggtgtttgctttctgcagcacccTCTACCTGCTCAATTCCATGGTGAACCCCATTATTTATGCCCTGCGGAGCAAGGAGCTGTATTCCTCCCTGAGGATGCTCTTGTCCCggtgcaggaggcagctgagTACCTCAAATGACATCCCAGAAGCAGAGAGTGTTCACAGGCCCTCCATGATAGAGACCGTCTGTGAGGACGTGCGTGTCATGTAG